The Diospyros lotus cultivar Yz01 chromosome 15, ASM1463336v1, whole genome shotgun sequence genome has a window encoding:
- the LOC127792343 gene encoding basic leucine zipper 61-like, translating to MAQLPPRAPHPMPNWPSFPLPSAAAQQPSWVDEFLDFSTARRNSHRRSVSESIAFLPLLEDCPASSPPTTATPATNAGFEEQFMSMFDDEIEMKAAPASSEASTPSDQNSIDDEKPTLRQPQGHQPPAKGETREVESSCNPEPQPDTRASPSAAAGDTIVDPKRIKRILANRQSAQRSRVRKLQYISELERSVTTLQTEVSALSPRVAFLDHQRLVLNVDNSALKQRIAALVQDKIFKDAHQVALKKEIERLRQVYREQNLKKMTTAPAPPPPPPPPASDNLGCTEKDRPLNRDG from the exons ATGGCGCAGCTACCTCCCAGAGCGCCTCATCCCATGCCCAATTGGCCGTCTTTCCCTCTCCCCTCCGCAGCCGCCCAGCAGCCGTCGTGGGTGGATGAATTCCTCGACTTCTCGACGGCGCGGCGGAACTCGCACCGGCGATCGGTTAGCGAATCGATTGCCTTCCTCCCCTTGCTCGAGGACTGCCCGGCTTCTTCACCGCCGACGACAGCCACGCCTGCGACCAACGCCGGTTTTGAGGAGCAGTTCATGTCCATGTTTGACGACGAAATAGAAATGAAGGCGGCGCCGGCATCGTCCGAAGCTTCAACGCCGTCCGATCAGAACAGCATTGACGACGAGAAGCCAACGCTGCGGCAGCCACAAGGCCATCAGCCGCCGGCAAAGGGAGAGACTAGAGAGGTGGAGAGCTCATGCAACCCGGAACCACAACCCGACACCAGGGCCTCCCCCTCCGCAGCCGCCGGCGACACAATCGTTGACCCCAAGAGGATTAAGAG AATCTTGGCCAATCGGCAATCAGCTCAGAGATCAAGAGTGAGGAAGCTGCAATACATCTCAGAGCTTGAACGCAGTGTAACAACGTTGCAG ACTGAAGTATCGGCATTGTCGCCGAGAGTTGCGTTCTTGGATCATCAAAGGCTGGTTCTTAACGTCGACAACAGCGCGCTCAAGCAACGGATTGCAGCTCTTGTTCAGGATAAAATCTTCAAAGATG CTCACCAAGTAGCACtaaagaaagagatagagaggctCCGACAAGTATACCGTGAGCAGAACCTCAAGAAGATGACGACCGCCCCcgcgccaccgccaccgccaccgccaccggcCTCTGACAACCTCGGTTGTACGGAAAAGGATCGGCCCCTCAATCGTGATGGGTAG